The following coding sequences are from one Nitrososphaerota archaeon window:
- a CDS encoding purine-nucleoside phosphorylase — translation MKPVHILANPEDIAKRVVIAGDPARVKQLAGILKEVKLVNSNRGYLTYTGYYNSKPITVATHGVGAPSMAIVVEELRMLGAEIIVRLGTTGAMVKEIDIGDIIIPTGAAYPYGGNTTSMYSPNGCMAAVPDPFLLRKFMENCEKFGIKYFAGPIFSSDAFYAEDPTFIEKWSSKGIIAIEMECAALFILGLIRKFKSGAILVASNNLIKNKEEKKEIVTAEELKKYVEKAFMVILETIINI, via the coding sequence ATGAAGCCGGTTCATATTTTAGCTAATCCAGAAGATATTGCAAAAAGAGTAGTTATTGCTGGAGATCCTGCTAGAGTTAAGCAATTAGCTGGAATTCTTAAAGAAGTAAAATTAGTAAATAGCAATAGAGGATATTTAACATATACTGGTTATTATAATTCTAAGCCTATAACTGTAGCAACGCATGGAGTTGGAGCACCTTCAATGGCTATTGTTGTTGAAGAATTAAGAATGCTTGGAGCAGAAATAATTGTTAGACTTGGAACTACTGGAGCAATGGTTAAAGAAATAGATATAGGAGATATAATTATTCCTACGGGTGCAGCTTATCCATATGGTGGAAATACTACAAGCATGTATTCTCCAAATGGATGCATGGCTGCTGTACCAGATCCATTTCTTCTTAGAAAATTTATGGAAAATTGTGAAAAATTTGGGATAAAATATTTTGCTGGACCAATATTTAGTAGCGATGCATTTTATGCTGAAGATCCGACATTTATTGAAAAATGGTCTTCAAAAGGAATAATAGCAATTGAAATGGAATGCGCAGCTTTATTCATACTTGGTTTAATTAGAAAATTTAAATCAGGAGCAATATTGGTAGCTAGTAATAATTTAATTAAAAATAAAGAGGAAAAAAAGGAAATAGTTACTGCTGAAGAACTTAAAAAATATGTTGAAAAAGCATTTATGGTAATTCTTGAAACCATTATAAATATTTAA
- a CDS encoding radical SAM protein → MDIYKKIFNDKNFEENLILSREISLKNFGNKISFFAPSFIKYENIYFSSKQNFFPSISITGKYCALKCKHCNGKLLNSMYPALAPKELIDICRVLKNKGAKGFLISGGCMPNGMVPLENFIDSIALIKKELGLTIVIHTGLINENIAEKISKAEIDAVLIDIIGSNETIKEIYNLNATIEDFEKSLKILKNKNIRFVPHILVGLHYGKIKGELKALEIISKYSPSALIIIVFTPIPGTKMENIPPPKPKEIAKIIIASRFIMPNIPIVLGCMRPKEEHRIKTDILSIKAGINAIAFPTKEAIEYSKELKYNISFSNFCCSQIFY, encoded by the coding sequence ATGGATATTTATAAGAAAATATTTAATGATAAGAATTTTGAAGAAAATTTAATTTTATCTAGAGAAATAAGCTTAAAAAATTTTGGTAATAAAATTTCTTTTTTTGCACCTAGTTTTATAAAATATGAAAATATTTATTTTTCATCCAAACAGAATTTCTTCCCATCTATTTCAATTACTGGAAAATATTGTGCTTTAAAATGTAAGCATTGTAATGGAAAACTATTAAATTCAATGTATCCAGCTTTAGCACCTAAAGAGCTTATAGATATTTGTAGAGTTTTGAAAAATAAAGGTGCAAAAGGTTTCTTAATTAGTGGAGGGTGTATGCCAAATGGAATGGTTCCATTAGAGAATTTTATAGATTCTATTGCTTTAATAAAAAAAGAACTTGGATTAACAATTGTAATTCATACTGGTTTAATCAATGAAAATATTGCTGAAAAAATAAGTAAAGCTGAAATAGATGCTGTATTAATTGACATAATAGGTTCTAATGAAACAATAAAAGAAATTTATAATTTAAATGCAACAATAGAAGATTTTGAAAAATCTCTTAAAATATTGAAAAATAAAAATATTAGATTCGTACCGCATATACTTGTGGGTTTGCATTATGGGAAAATAAAAGGTGAATTAAAAGCTTTAGAAATCATTTCAAAATATTCTCCATCAGCTTTAATAATAATTGTTTTCACACCTATTCCTGGAACAAAAATGGAAAATATTCCTCCTCCAAAGCCTAAAGAAATAGCAAAAATAATAATAGCTTCAAGGTTTATTATGCCAAATATTCCTATAGTTCTTGGATGTATGAGACCAAAAGAGGAGCATAGGATTAAAACAGACATTTTATCTATTAAAGCTGGAATAAATGCTATAGCTTTTCCAACTAAAGAAGCTATAGAATATTCTAAAGAATTAAAATATAATATATCTTTCTCAAATTTTTGTTGTTCCCAAATATTTTATTAA
- a CDS encoding radical SAM protein produces MDGNIRVSLGSAIVLGLIKGKIDVNPTTAYLLTYRDGKCIANCSFCPQAKSSKSRADMLSRIVWPIFPMEKVFKGLENAIEKGLIKRVCIQSLNYPNFLEDIIKIVNGIKNYSNIPISISCQPINKNGIIKLKKIGIERISIPLDAATKEIFNKVKGYMVNGPYVWEKQIELLINALEVFGKGYVNTHLIVGLGETEKEMIKMIQWCNDLGIYPSMFAFTPIPGTKMENIPPPNIEKYRRIQIAHYLIINKISNFSKMKFNNNEEIVDFGIGKKELIKIIHSGKPFLTTGCPNCNRPYYNESPRGPIYNYPKKIEEKEIHEIKKQLNIF; encoded by the coding sequence ATGGATGGAAATATACGTGTTTCGCTTGGATCAGCAATTGTTTTAGGATTAATTAAAGGTAAAATAGATGTTAATCCAACAACAGCTTATTTATTAACGTATAGGGATGGGAAATGTATTGCAAATTGTAGTTTTTGTCCACAAGCTAAATCTAGTAAAAGTAGAGCAGATATGCTATCAAGAATTGTTTGGCCTATTTTCCCAATGGAAAAAGTTTTCAAAGGATTAGAAAATGCTATAGAGAAAGGTTTGATTAAAAGAGTATGTATTCAATCATTAAATTATCCAAATTTTTTAGAAGATATAATTAAAATTGTTAATGGAATTAAAAATTATAGTAATATTCCAATATCAATTTCTTGCCAACCGATTAATAAAAATGGAATAATTAAACTTAAAAAAATAGGTATTGAAAGAATAAGTATACCATTAGATGCAGCTACAAAAGAAATTTTTAATAAAGTTAAAGGTTACATGGTTAATGGACCATATGTTTGGGAAAAACAAATTGAATTATTAATTAATGCTTTAGAAGTTTTTGGTAAAGGATATGTAAATACTCATTTAATAGTTGGATTAGGAGAAACAGAAAAAGAAATGATTAAAATGATTCAATGGTGTAATGATTTAGGCATTTATCCAAGCATGTTTGCATTCACACCTATTCCTGGAACAAAAATGGAAAATATTCCTCCTCCTAATATTGAAAAATATAGAAGAATACAAATTGCTCATTATTTAATAATAAATAAAATTTCAAATTTTTCAAAAATGAAATTTAATAATAATGAAGAAATAGTTGATTTTGGTATAGGAAAAAAAGAATTAATAAAAATAATTCATAGTGGAAAACCATTTTTAACAACTGGTTGTCCAAATTGTAATCGTCCATATTATAATGAAAGCCCAAGAGGGCCAATTTATAATTATCCTAAAAAAATTGAAGAAAAAGAAATTCATGAAATTAAGAAACAATTAAATATTTTTTAA
- a CDS encoding biotin/lipoate A/B protein ligase family protein has product MKSNEWRLIKLETYNSFMNMAIDEAILIARIKNLVPNTIRFYRWNPSAVSIGRFQNIHNEVNIDACEKNGIDIVRRITGGGAVYHDYNGEITYSIVFNTNDLNIYDNSKIYNIICNCLIEAIKMLGINADFNPGDYKNCPNITINKRKISGSAQFYKNNVILQHGTFLINVDLEKMFTFLKVFPNKNFKDIISIAKRKITSLREELGFEIQFEEIYKTLIKGFEKVLNIKLYEDSLSPFEKEISEKLYREKYSTKEWNFECKSSLDI; this is encoded by the coding sequence ATGAAATCAAATGAATGGCGTTTAATAAAATTAGAAACATATAATAGTTTTATGAATATGGCTATTGATGAAGCAATTTTAATTGCTAGAATTAAAAATCTAGTTCCTAATACTATTCGTTTTTATAGATGGAATCCTTCAGCGGTTTCTATTGGACGTTTTCAAAATATTCATAATGAAGTTAATATTGATGCTTGTGAAAAAAATGGAATAGATATTGTTAGAAGAATTACTGGAGGAGGAGCGGTATATCATGATTATAATGGAGAAATTACTTATAGTATTGTTTTTAATACAAATGATTTAAATATTTATGATAATTCAAAAATATATAATATTATTTGTAATTGCCTTATTGAAGCAATTAAAATGCTTGGAATAAATGCAGATTTTAATCCTGGAGATTATAAAAATTGTCCAAATATTACAATTAATAAAAGAAAGATTTCTGGCAGTGCTCAATTCTATAAAAATAATGTAATTTTACAACATGGTACTTTTCTAATAAATGTTGATTTAGAGAAAATGTTTACTTTTCTAAAAGTCTTTCCTAATAAAAATTTTAAAGATATTATTTCTATAGCAAAAAGAAAAATTACTTCTTTAAGAGAAGAATTAGGATTTGAAATTCAATTCGAAGAAATATATAAAACATTAATTAAAGGTTTTGAAAAAGTATTAAATATAAAATTATATGAAGATTCTCTATCTCCTTTTGAGAAAGAAATTTCAGAGAAACTTTATAGAGAAAAATATTCTACTAAAGAATGGAATTTTGAATGTAAATCTTCTTTAGATATTTAA
- a CDS encoding VIT1/CCC1 transporter family protein, translating to MIEKEHEEKGYRMEGIAFGLADGIICLIGLIIGVAEATSNPLMVVISGIIGGLSDAFGNSIGFFISQSTERSVQIHEAKEHGINTRIHSKKEVWMSGVFSFLSTVFVLIILLPPFIFFDINIAVIITFSIGIVLSFILGFYVGKLSKESPYKTGLKYVTLTLIGAIISYLIGDFLKHFLFEHTIKIF from the coding sequence ATGATTGAAAAAGAACATGAAGAAAAGGGATATAGAATGGAAGGTATTGCATTTGGCTTAGCTGATGGAATAATTTGTCTTATAGGTTTAATCATAGGTGTTGCTGAAGCTACTTCAAATCCTCTCATGGTTGTAATATCAGGGATAATAGGTGGTTTATCTGATGCTTTTGGAAATTCAATAGGTTTCTTTATTTCACAATCAACAGAAAGGAGTGTACAAATTCATGAAGCAAAAGAACATGGAATAAATACAAGAATTCATTCTAAAAAAGAAGTTTGGATGAGTGGAGTATTTTCATTTTTATCTACAGTTTTTGTATTAATAATATTGCTTCCTCCATTCATATTTTTTGATATTAATATTGCTGTAATTATTACATTTTCTATTGGAATAGTTTTATCATTCATATTAGGCTTTTATGTTGGTAAATTAAGTAAGGAATCTCCTTATAAAACAGGGTTAAAATATGTTACATTAACTCTTATAGGTGCTATTATTTCTTACTTAATTGGAGATTTTCTAAAGCATTTCCTTTTTGAACATACAATCAAAATATTTTAA
- a CDS encoding nitroreductase family protein, with protein sequence MKNTTLNIIYNRKSIRKFKSKPIQEEIVKLIIEAGTRAPTNCMLQPYSLIIINDKEKREKMAEICKQKIISQAPVSILICADLNRIRNIADSIIIDNIYRRNKYEIDKIFSIFECGLVAENMILASESLGLGSVLIGSILNYLEEIAELFKLPPNVLPIILLCIGERDEDPPIRPRWPMEMIVHENEYNAKINIEDIKNNIKKIDYALKSEEYYPKYIGRTYSYERHLIEILSYNEEIDRIDKEIKRFIKNRF encoded by the coding sequence ATGAAAAATACTACTTTAAATATTATATACAATAGAAAAAGTATTAGAAAATTTAAATCAAAACCGATTCAAGAAGAAATTGTTAAGTTAATAATTGAAGCAGGAACAAGAGCTCCAACAAATTGTATGCTTCAACCATACTCTCTTATTATAATTAATGATAAAGAGAAAAGAGAAAAAATGGCTGAAATATGCAAACAAAAAATAATTTCTCAAGCACCTGTTTCGATACTTATTTGTGCAGATTTAAATCGTATAAGAAATATTGCAGATAGCATAATTATTGATAATATATATAGGAGGAATAAGTATGAGATTGATAAAATTTTTAGTATTTTTGAATGCGGATTAGTTGCTGAAAATATGATTTTAGCAAGTGAAAGCCTTGGATTAGGGTCAGTTCTTATAGGATCTATTCTTAATTATTTAGAAGAAATAGCTGAGTTATTTAAGCTTCCTCCAAATGTTTTACCAATAATTTTATTATGTATAGGAGAAAGAGATGAAGACCCTCCAATAAGACCAAGATGGCCTATGGAAATGATTGTTCATGAAAATGAATATAATGCAAAAATAAATATTGAAGATATAAAAAATAATATTAAAAAAATAGATTATGCTTTAAAATCTGAAGAATATTATCCAAAATATATTGGAAGAACTTATAGTTATGAAAGACATTTAATTGAAATATTATCATATAATGAAGAAATAGATAGAATAGATAAAGAAATAAAAAGATTTATTAAAAATAGATTTTAG
- a CDS encoding polyprenyl synthetase family protein, producing MIEIEEELNRIQGKINNVIEKYFPRKINKDKLIEICGEPRYDYEIESINKSIFEPLWNLLDRGGKRWRPALFLWTCEALGIEAEKYIDFAIIPEIIHNGTLVIDDVEDKSFLRRGKPAIHLIYGEDIAINMGNTMYYLPIKIILNNKELDKEKKLKLLENYIQEMINLSIGQAMDIAWHRLLIENITEKQYLQMCSFKTGSLSRMAVKMAAILANANEEKINALSFFAESLGIAFQIQDDILNIIGDEKIYGKEIGGDISEGKITLMVVYILNNAPKEISRRLMEILKMHTNDSKIIKEAINILIEYKAVEYAKNYASKLAKDAWNAVNKVLPESKAKQYLESLTNYLIIRKF from the coding sequence ATGATTGAAATTGAAGAAGAATTAAATAGAATACAAGGAAAAATAAATAATGTAATAGAAAAATATTTTCCAAGAAAAATAAATAAAGATAAATTAATAGAAATATGTGGAGAACCAAGATATGATTATGAAATCGAATCTATAAATAAATCTATTTTTGAGCCTTTATGGAATTTACTTGATAGAGGAGGAAAAAGATGGAGGCCTGCACTTTTTTTATGGACTTGTGAAGCTCTTGGAATAGAAGCTGAAAAATATATTGATTTTGCTATAATTCCAGAAATAATTCATAATGGAACCCTTGTTATTGATGATGTAGAAGATAAAAGTTTTTTGAGAAGAGGGAAACCTGCGATTCATTTAATATATGGAGAAGATATAGCAATAAACATGGGTAATACAATGTATTACTTACCTATAAAAATAATATTGAATAATAAAGAATTGGATAAAGAAAAAAAGCTAAAATTGCTTGAAAATTATATTCAAGAAATGATTAATTTAAGCATAGGTCAAGCAATGGATATTGCTTGGCATAGATTATTAATTGAAAATATTACTGAGAAACAATATTTACAAATGTGTTCATTTAAAACTGGATCATTATCAAGAATGGCAGTTAAAATGGCAGCAATATTAGCTAATGCAAATGAAGAAAAAATTAATGCTTTAAGTTTTTTTGCTGAATCTTTAGGAATAGCATTTCAAATACAAGATGACATTTTAAATATCATCGGAGATGAAAAAATTTATGGAAAAGAAATTGGAGGAGATATTAGTGAAGGTAAAATAACTTTAATGGTAGTTTATATACTTAATAATGCTCCTAAAGAAATTAGTAGAAGATTAATGGAAATACTTAAAATGCATACAAATGATTCTAAAATTATTAAAGAAGCTATAAACATATTGATAGAATATAAAGCTGTAGAATATGCTAAAAATTATGCTTCTAAACTTGCTAAAGATGCATGGAATGCAGTAAATAAAGTTTTACCTGAATCTAAAGCAAAGCAATATTTAGAATCTTTAACAAACTATTTAATTATAAGAAAATTTTAG
- a CDS encoding CopG family transcriptional regulator, protein MGKTTTISVKIPIELKEKIKKYNIKPSIIMRKALEEAIFEIEISEKVNKIKPILAKLPPELITKSIRDDRNER, encoded by the coding sequence ATGGGTAAGACTACTACGATTTCTGTTAAGATACCTATCGAATTAAAAGAGAAAATTAAAAAATATAATATTAAACCTAGTATAATTATGAGAAAAGCACTTGAAGAAGCTATATTTGAAATTGAAATAAGTGAAAAAGTTAATAAAATTAAGCCTATACTAGCTAAGCTTCCACCAGAATTAATAACTAAGAGTATTCGCGATGATAGAAATGAAAGGTAG
- a CDS encoding DUF763 domain-containing protein yields MRKTGIAELPLHEGKAPKWLIIRMKSLGEQICQIIIRDFGYKELLSRLSNPFWFQSFGCVLGYDWHSSGVTTVVTGVLKSVLNIEKFGVAIAGGKGKISRKTPEEISLIASKINISNSKINELIRASRLSAKVDNSVLQDGHQLYHHVFILTEKGEWAVIQQGMNIFEKTARRYHWLGEKVKSFVVEPHSGIISDKKLPYVLNMTSKESEEARKCSVDIACEKPSRVIRLFNEALKNQKSLDEWIESTKEENLKFKLKGIPEYLKMPRKINWAILKKVYEFQPKNYEQLIEIRGLGQATIRGLALISALIYGYTPNLKDPVRFSFAYGGKDGVPFPVDIKAMDESISFLKQVLEASEINKEEKIEAFRRLKNLINY; encoded by the coding sequence TTGAGGAAAACTGGTATAGCTGAACTTCCACTTCATGAAGGTAAAGCTCCTAAATGGTTAATAATTAGAATGAAATCTTTAGGAGAACAAATATGTCAAATAATTATTAGAGATTTTGGATATAAAGAATTATTATCCAGACTTTCTAATCCATTTTGGTTTCAATCATTTGGTTGTGTTTTAGGTTATGATTGGCATTCTTCAGGAGTTACAACAGTTGTTACTGGAGTTCTTAAAAGTGTTTTAAATATAGAAAAATTTGGAGTAGCTATAGCAGGTGGTAAAGGGAAAATAAGTAGAAAAACTCCAGAAGAAATTTCTTTGATTGCTTCTAAAATAAATATTTCTAATTCAAAAATTAATGAACTTATAAGAGCAAGTAGGCTTTCAGCAAAAGTTGATAATAGTGTTTTACAAGATGGGCATCAATTGTATCATCATGTTTTTATTCTTACAGAAAAAGGAGAATGGGCTGTAATTCAACAAGGAATGAATATATTTGAAAAAACTGCAAGAAGATATCATTGGCTTGGAGAAAAAGTTAAAAGTTTTGTAGTAGAACCTCATTCTGGAATAATAAGTGATAAGAAACTTCCTTACGTGCTAAATATGACTTCTAAAGAAAGTGAAGAAGCTAGAAAATGCTCTGTTGATATTGCATGCGAAAAACCATCTAGGGTTATAAGATTATTTAATGAAGCTTTAAAAAATCAAAAATCTTTAGATGAATGGATTGAAAGTACTAAGGAAGAAAATTTAAAATTTAAATTAAAAGGAATACCTGAATATTTAAAAATGCCTCGTAAAATAAATTGGGCAATTCTTAAAAAAGTATATGAATTTCAACCTAAAAATTATGAGCAATTAATAGAAATTAGAGGCTTAGGTCAAGCAACTATAAGAGGATTAGCATTAATAAGTGCTTTGATATATGGTTATACTCCAAATTTAAAAGATCCTGTAAGATTTTCTTTTGCATATGGAGGAAAAGATGGTGTTCCTTTTCCAGTTGATATTAAAGCAATGGATGAAAGTATTTCTTTTTTAAAACAAGTTTTAGAAGCATCAGAAATTAATAAAGAAGAAAAAATTGAAGCTTTTAGAAGATTAAAAAATTTAATAAATTATTAA
- a CDS encoding 2-oxoacid:ferredoxin oxidoreductase subunit alpha, translating into MKELSLIIGGPQGAGLETSAQILTYSLAYSGYGIISDREYFSNIKGRHSYIHSLVSSKRIPSSLTYPVQLIAALDHEAIFTHFNSLEDGGVMIYDVLTEDKTLDDTPSMEESLKNKLRSEFKLLGIDGSIKSIIKYIENIKKVETIPLNYFEIINEVSKKIALPASQAARYVSSIIIGAIAGLMNIKKKYIEYSLTRRFSDKPELIQHNKTIINMVFDKVIEEHGCKLELEQSKLKYKELMIVSGNDVVAMGKIVGGLRYQSYYPITPAADESFTIESYEKLEVNDKNIGSIIVIQTEDEIAAITSAIGATLTGVRASTSTSGPGFSLMVEGLGWAGMNEAPIVITYYQRGGPSTGLPTRGGQSDLLFSLYASHGEFPRIVLASGDHLEAFYDAIEAFNLAEKYQTPVIHLLDKFLANSIVTLNVPGLSSTAIERGALIEKVSGEYKRFDLSKPISLRAVLGATIMWYTGDEHNEHGHINEDSENREKMYRKRLEKLKIANEEIPEERRVSYYGSEDDEILLVGWGFTKGVIMDTLNILNDKGIKAGYLHIRMFSPFPSKFVKEMLNKFKENNIIAIEHNYLAQAAKVVHVNTGIKIKKNIVKYNGRPIYLNELVEAILRILEGEDRVVLKYGP; encoded by the coding sequence ATGAAGGAATTATCTCTCATTATTGGAGGCCCACAAGGAGCTGGTTTAGAAACAAGTGCACAGATATTAACATATTCATTAGCTTATTCAGGATATGGTATAATATCAGATAGAGAGTATTTCTCAAATATAAAAGGAAGACATAGTTATATACACTCTCTAGTTTCTTCAAAAAGAATACCAAGTTCATTAACATATCCTGTACAACTAATTGCTGCATTAGACCATGAAGCCATTTTTACACATTTTAATAGTTTAGAAGATGGAGGAGTAATGATTTATGATGTTTTAACAGAGGATAAGACTTTAGATGATACACCAAGCATGGAGGAAAGCTTGAAGAATAAACTTCGTTCAGAATTCAAATTATTAGGGATAGATGGATCTATTAAATCTATCATTAAATATATTGAAAATATTAAGAAAGTTGAAACAATTCCTTTAAATTATTTTGAGATTATTAATGAAGTTTCTAAGAAAATAGCTTTACCAGCTTCTCAAGCAGCTAGATATGTAAGCTCAATTATTATTGGAGCTATAGCAGGATTAATGAATATAAAGAAAAAATATATAGAGTATTCTTTAACTAGAAGATTTAGTGATAAACCTGAATTGATTCAACATAACAAGACTATTATTAATATGGTTTTTGATAAAGTAATAGAAGAGCATGGATGCAAACTAGAACTTGAGCAATCAAAATTAAAATATAAAGAATTAATGATAGTTAGCGGAAACGATGTAGTGGCAATGGGTAAGATTGTTGGAGGCTTAAGATATCAAAGCTATTATCCCATAACACCTGCAGCTGATGAAAGTTTTACAATAGAATCCTATGAAAAGCTAGAAGTAAATGATAAAAATATTGGTTCAATAATTGTTATACAAACAGAAGATGAAATAGCTGCAATTACTTCAGCGATAGGCGCAACTCTTACAGGAGTTAGAGCATCTACCTCAACTAGTGGTCCAGGTTTTAGTTTAATGGTTGAAGGTCTTGGTTGGGCAGGAATGAATGAAGCTCCTATAGTTATTACATACTATCAGAGAGGTGGACCAAGTACTGGGCTTCCTACTAGAGGGGGCCAAAGCGATTTGCTTTTTTCATTATATGCATCACATGGAGAGTTCCCAAGAATAGTTTTAGCATCAGGAGATCATCTAGAAGCATTTTATGACGCAATAGAAGCATTTAATCTTGCAGAGAAATATCAAACTCCTGTAATACATTTACTTGATAAGTTTCTTGCAAATTCTATTGTAACATTAAATGTACCAGGTTTATCTTCTACTGCTATCGAAAGAGGAGCTCTCATTGAAAAAGTTTCAGGAGAGTATAAAAGATTCGATTTATCTAAGCCTATATCCTTAAGAGCTGTTTTAGGAGCTACTATAATGTGGTATACAGGAGATGAACATAATGAACATGGGCATATTAATGAAGATTCTGAAAATAGGGAGAAAATGTATAGGAAAAGATTAGAAAAATTGAAGATTGCAAATGAAGAAATTCCTGAAGAGAGACGTGTATCATATTATGGCTCAGAAGATGATGAAATATTATTGGTTGGATGGGGATTTACTAAAGGTGTGATTATGGATACATTAAATATTCTCAATGATAAAGGAATAAAAGCAGGATATTTACATATAAGAATGTTTTCCCCATTTCCTTCAAAGTTTGTTAAAGAGATGCTGAATAAATTTAAAGAAAACAATATAATTGCTATTGAACATAATTACCTTGCGCAAGCAGCTAAGGTAGTACACGTTAATACTGGAATAAAAATAAAGAAGAATATTGTAAAATATAATGGAAGACCAATATATTTGAATGAGCTAGTAGAAGCTATTTTAAGAATTCTTGAAGGTGAAGATAGAGTGGTGTTAAAATATGGTCCGTAA
- a CDS encoding 2-oxoacid:ferredoxin oxidoreductase subunit beta produces MVRKPADYQSDVWVDWCPGCGNFGILASIYRALSELDLEPEETIIVSGIGCSGKTPHFIKVNGVHTLHGRAIPFAMGIKLANPKLTVIINCGDGDLLGIGAGHFVALGRRNIDLTIILHDNTVYGLTKGQASPTLKRKLKPKALPKPNIQDAINPIALALASGYTFVARGYSMIVDHLKELIKKAIQHKGAALVDVLQPCVTYDNIHTVEYYKKRIYKLEDSNWNPIVEKPEEREEKIIKAWIKSQEYDEKIPIGVFYQDPYIDSFEERINERINTYLENPPAKQKIEQNGKPIIDDETFRKIFDQYIIKIE; encoded by the coding sequence ATGGTCCGTAAACCAGCAGACTATCAAAGTGATGTTTGGGTTGATTGGTGTCCTGGATGCGGAAATTTTGGAATACTTGCGTCAATATATCGTGCTTTATCCGAATTAGATCTAGAACCTGAAGAAACAATTATAGTAAGTGGTATAGGATGTTCTGGAAAAACTCCACATTTCATTAAAGTTAATGGTGTTCATACTTTACATGGTAGAGCTATACCATTTGCTATGGGTATAAAATTAGCAAATCCCAAACTAACAGTCATTATTAATTGTGGTGATGGTGATCTTTTAGGTATTGGTGCAGGACATTTTGTAGCATTAGGTAGGAGGAATATAGACTTAACGATCATTCTGCATGATAATACAGTTTATGGTTTAACTAAAGGTCAAGCTTCACCAACATTAAAAAGAAAGCTTAAACCAAAAGCTTTACCAAAACCAAATATACAAGACGCGATTAATCCAATAGCTTTAGCACTTGCTTCAGGTTATACATTTGTAGCTAGAGGATATTCTATGATTGTAGATCATTTAAAAGAATTGATTAAGAAAGCAATTCAACATAAAGGTGCAGCTTTAGTGGATGTATTACAACCATGTGTAACATATGATAATATACACACTGTAGAGTATTATAAAAAGAGAATCTATAAGCTGGAAGATTCGAATTGGAATCCAATTGTAGAAAAACCTGAAGAGAGAGAAGAAAAAATTATTAAGGCTTGGATAAAGTCTCAAGAATATGATGAGAAAATACCAATAGGAGTTTTTTATCAAGATCCATATATAGATAGTTTTGAAGAAAGAATAAATGAAAGAATAAATACTTATCTTGAAAATCCTCCTGCAAAACAGAAAATAGAGCAAAATGGTAAACCAATAATAGATGATGAGACTTTTAGGAAAATATTCGATCAATACATCATAAAAATAGAGTAA